Proteins encoded in a region of the Clostridium butyricum genome:
- a CDS encoding phBC6A51 family helix-turn-helix protein — MIDKQKSEAINYLVEGLKTREEIAKIIGVGERTLYRWLKDTEFKAECQKRAELFENDLLRESQSLLKHKLGSAIDNIVEIANNPKIKEETRLKANQYLVDRVLGNTTTKIEQNNKGDNKDKQPVDIDKVLENIKEQTKDN, encoded by the coding sequence TTGATTGATAAACAGAAAAGTGAAGCTATTAATTATTTAGTTGAAGGCCTTAAAACTAGGGAAGAAATAGCAAAAATAATAGGTGTTGGTGAAAGAACATTATATAGATGGTTAAAGGATACTGAATTTAAGGCTGAGTGTCAGAAACGTGCAGAGCTTTTTGAAAATGATTTATTAAGAGAATCACAAAGTCTTCTTAAGCATAAGCTTGGCAGTGCTATAGATAATATCGTTGAGATAGCTAACAACCCTAAGATAAAGGAAGAGACACGCTTAAAGGCTAATCAGTACTTGGTTGATAGAGTGCTTGGTAATACTACAACTAAGATAGAGCAGAACAATAAAGGAGATAATAAAGACAAGCAACCAGTAGATATAGATAAGGTGCTTGAAAACATTAAAGAACAGACCAAAGATAATTAA
- a CDS encoding sigma-70 family RNA polymerase sigma factor, producing MSKKLNCDDKLYRAVESTLYNYKNVKAQIKNIELDIEEKLNSYSTLNAVQYDRDSLSKTYKFNSEVENKVIELDINDPELKNNIMMLKVKKRSKEIQIERIDNILSVLQEEEYKLIELRYFKGMQFKDIADVLLKSDLYLQQLRRKIIIEKIIPLFNN from the coding sequence ATGAGCAAAAAATTAAATTGTGATGATAAACTTTATAGAGCAGTTGAATCTACTCTTTATAATTATAAAAATGTAAAGGCACAAATAAAAAATATTGAACTTGATATAGAAGAAAAACTTAATAGTTATTCAACATTGAATGCAGTTCAATATGATAGAGATAGTTTGAGTAAGACTTATAAATTTAATTCGGAAGTAGAAAATAAAGTTATAGAACTAGATATTAATGATCCAGAACTTAAAAATAATATTATGATGCTTAAAGTTAAAAAAAGAAGTAAGGAAATACAAATAGAACGTATTGATAATATATTAAGTGTTCTACAGGAAGAAGAATATAAGCTAATTGAATTAAGATATTTTAAAGGTATGCAATTTAAAGATATAGCAGATGTATTACTTAAATCAGATTTATACTTACAGCAACTTAGAAGAAAGATAATAATAGAAAAGATTATTCCTTTATTTAATAATTAA